A stretch of Cellulosilyticum sp. I15G10I2 DNA encodes these proteins:
- a CDS encoding ATP-binding protein, producing MKLQYHVDGDNFLVAGEASASLKRTLKQLGIDSGIIRKISISMYEAEMNMVIHAYGGVIDVDISTDKVHIILKDKGPGIPDIDLAMKEGYSTASHEIRELGFGAGMGLPNMKRYSDHLNVYSEVGVGTTVELTVFLT from the coding sequence ATGAAGTTACAATATCACGTAGATGGAGATAACTTTTTAGTTGCTGGAGAAGCATCAGCATCGCTTAAGCGTACTTTAAAGCAGCTAGGGATAGATTCGGGTATTATTAGAAAAATCTCTATTTCTATGTATGAGGCTGAGATGAATATGGTTATACATGCATATGGTGGAGTAATAGATGTTGATATATCAACTGATAAGGTGCATATTATACTAAAAGATAAAGGTCCGGGGATACCCGATATTGATCTTGCCATGAAGGAAGGGTATTCAACGGCTTCACATGAAATCAGGGAATTAGGTTTTGGGGCAGGAATGGGTCTGCCTAATATGAAAAGATATAGTGATCATTTAAATGTTTATTCAGAAGTTGGTGTAGGGACAACTGTAGAGCTAACAGTTTTTTTAACATAA
- a CDS encoding AlbA family DNA-binding domain-containing protein, with amino-acid sequence MNLNKLKQLLKNDEGFKLDFKLKLSLELESEKKEFVKDVIAIANTPGGRGYILFGIEDKTRMIVGIEDIPNNIEERIQQIISNRSVPPVPVKFEAKMINHKMIGILTIFKSMQVPHQMLQTGAFYVRRGSTTDKATRHEIANMLQQFGMLSFENVPCRSATLEELDFDLIDKHIGYMGSYKKQDKLVLSTLGIIAADFERGVYYPTYGGLLLFGKNPQNFIPQAVLEIQYASRIVAVTGNISKILEGFEEIIKQIVPISYPKAALIEVVSNAVIHRNYWNSAQFTSVSIKEDYIKVSNPMSYEYREVKEDRIRINPWLYSRLLIIQQKEKDFHFGIGLDKVKELFGTKEAVRIQTNLVEGLFEVCLPGTRTYET; translated from the coding sequence TTGAATCTTAATAAATTAAAGCAGCTTCTAAAAAATGATGAAGGGTTTAAACTTGATTTCAAGCTTAAGTTATCATTAGAGTTGGAATCAGAAAAAAAAGAGTTCGTAAAAGATGTGATAGCTATAGCAAATACGCCAGGTGGGCGAGGCTATATATTATTTGGAATTGAAGATAAGACTCGAATGATTGTAGGGATTGAAGATATCCCAAATAACATCGAGGAAAGAATTCAGCAAATCATTTCAAATAGGAGTGTTCCACCAGTTCCAGTGAAATTTGAAGCTAAAATGATTAATCATAAAATGATAGGCATCTTGACAATATTTAAAAGTATGCAGGTACCGCATCAAATGCTTCAAACAGGTGCGTTTTATGTACGCAGAGGCTCTACTACTGATAAGGCAACCAGACATGAGATAGCTAATATGCTTCAACAGTTTGGTATGCTGAGTTTTGAAAATGTGCCATGTCGCAGTGCTACTCTTGAAGAATTAGATTTTGATCTAATAGATAAACACATAGGGTATATGGGCAGCTATAAAAAACAAGATAAATTAGTGTTATCAACTCTTGGGATTATTGCAGCAGATTTTGAAAGGGGAGTGTATTATCCTACGTATGGAGGACTTCTTCTTTTTGGCAAAAACCCTCAAAATTTTATTCCTCAAGCTGTGCTTGAAATACAATATGCTTCACGTATAGTAGCAGTCACAGGAAATATTTCTAAAATATTAGAGGGTTTTGAAGAAATCATCAAGCAAATAGTGCCGATAAGTTATCCTAAAGCAGCATTAATAGAAGTTGTATCAAATGCTGTTATACATCGTAATTATTGGAATAGTGCACAATTTACTTCTGTAAGTATTAAAGAAGATTATATTAAAGTTTCTAATCCAATGAGTTATGAATATAGGGAGGTGAAAGAAGATAGGATTAGGATTAATCCATGGTTATACTCGAGACTTCTTATTATTCAGCAAAAAGAGAAAGATTTTCATTTCGGAATAGGTCTTGATAAAGTAAAAGAATTATTTGGAACTAAGGAAGCGGTTCGCATACAAACAAATTTAGTAGAGGGTTTATTTGAAGTATGCCTGCCAGGTACTAGAACGTATGAGACTTAA
- a CDS encoding (2Fe-2S) ferredoxin domain-containing protein, which translates to MPKIMSLDDLKSLRDNVKNKVDLREKGENVDEMVVIRVAMATCGIASGARDIMNYFADLVREEGIDNIVITQSGCMGYCYAEPTIEVTLPASEPVVYGNVTKEKAKEILEKHIKSGEMVDGIIPVAHKSIDE; encoded by the coding sequence ATGCCTAAAATCATGTCGTTAGATGACCTTAAAAGTTTAAGAGATAATGTGAAAAATAAAGTTGATTTAAGAGAAAAAGGCGAGAATGTAGATGAGATGGTAGTCATTCGTGTAGCAATGGCAACATGCGGCATTGCATCTGGTGCAAGAGATATTATGAATTATTTTGCAGACCTTGTAAGAGAAGAAGGTATTGATAATATTGTGATTACACAAAGCGGTTGTATGGGATACTGTTATGCAGAACCAACCATTGAGGTGACACTTCCAGCAAGTGAGCCAGTAGTATATGGCAATGTTACTAAGGAAAAAGCAAAAGAGATTTTAGAAAAGCATATTAAAAGTGGGGAAATGGTAGATGGTATCATTCCAGTAGCTCACAAATCCATAGATGAGTAA
- a CDS encoding NADH-quinone oxidoreductase subunit NuoE family protein, with product MSCESCKNELANELYAQLEKFIDELPEKRGALISVLHKAQSIFGYLPKEVQIFIGRKLDLPVSQVYGVVSFYSFFTMVPKGKHPIAVCMGTACYVRGADKVVDYFKRELGIEVGQTTEDGKFSLDALRCVGACGLAPVVLVGEKVYGRIVTAEDVKKILSEY from the coding sequence ATGTCATGTGAAAGTTGCAAAAATGAACTTGCAAACGAATTGTATGCTCAGCTCGAAAAGTTCATTGATGAACTACCAGAAAAAAGAGGTGCTCTTATTTCTGTGCTTCATAAAGCACAAAGTATATTTGGATATTTACCTAAGGAAGTTCAAATATTCATAGGCAGGAAACTTGACCTTCCCGTATCACAAGTATATGGAGTAGTTAGTTTCTACTCATTTTTTACAATGGTACCAAAAGGAAAACATCCTATTGCAGTCTGTATGGGAACAGCTTGTTATGTAAGAGGAGCTGACAAGGTTGTAGATTATTTTAAAAGAGAGCTAGGCATTGAAGTTGGACAGACTACAGAAGATGGCAAGTTTTCATTAGATGCACTCAGATGCGTGGGGGCATGTGGCTTAGCACCTGTTGTACTGGTTGGAGAAAAAGTGTATGGACGTATTGTAACAGCAGAGGATGTAAAGAAAATTCTTAGTGAATATTAA
- the nuoF gene encoding NADH-quinone oxidoreductase subunit NuoF, with product MSKYTMHILVCGGTGCISAQSNEIIEQLEFHINAANMSEEVQVLKTGCFGFCEKGPVVKILPDNTFYVQVTPGDAEELVKEHIVKGRKVERLLYVDPTTEEVVSDSKHMDFYKKQMRVALRNCGFIDPDNIEEYIARDGYAALGKALSMTQQEVIDEVKKSGLRGRGGGGFPTGLKWEFAYKNKADQKYVVCNADEGDPGAFMDRSILEGDPHSVVEAMAICGYAIGATKGLVYIRAEYPLAIKRLEKALQDAKEYGLLGKNILGTGLEFDIEIKFGAGAFVCGEETALIHSMEGMRGEPTTKPPFPAESGYWSKPTNVNNVETFANIPVIFLKGGDWFASIGTEKSKGTKVFALAGKINNVGLIEVPMGITLREVIYDIGGGIKDGKKFKAVQTGGPSGGCLTEKDLDTPIDFDNLIAKGSMMGSGGMIVMDEDNCMPAVAKFYLEFTEEESCGKCTPCRVGTKRLLELLEKITEGKGTMEDIDILRDLSQVIKDTALCGLGQTAPNPILSTLDVFEDEYLAHIKDKKCPAGQCNALLQYKITDKCIGCTACKRVCPVDAIEGAVKQKHLIDQAKCIKCGACMDKCKFAAIIKE from the coding sequence ATGTCTAAATATACAATGCATATATTGGTATGTGGAGGAACGGGATGTATTTCTGCACAATCCAATGAGATCATAGAACAACTTGAGTTTCATATCAACGCAGCAAATATGTCAGAAGAAGTACAAGTACTTAAAACAGGATGTTTTGGTTTTTGTGAAAAAGGGCCTGTAGTTAAAATTCTTCCTGACAATACTTTTTATGTACAAGTTACGCCAGGTGATGCAGAAGAACTGGTAAAAGAACATATTGTAAAAGGAAGAAAAGTAGAGAGATTACTTTACGTAGACCCTACAACAGAAGAAGTCGTTTCAGATTCAAAGCATATGGATTTTTACAAAAAACAAATGCGTGTTGCACTTCGTAACTGTGGTTTTATTGATCCTGATAATATTGAAGAATACATAGCAAGAGATGGCTACGCAGCACTTGGAAAAGCGCTTAGTATGACACAACAAGAAGTAATTGATGAAGTTAAAAAGTCTGGACTTCGTGGCCGTGGGGGCGGTGGTTTCCCTACAGGTTTAAAATGGGAGTTTGCCTATAAAAACAAAGCAGACCAAAAATATGTGGTATGTAATGCTGATGAGGGGGATCCAGGAGCTTTCATGGACCGTTCGATTTTAGAAGGTGATCCACATTCAGTAGTTGAGGCAATGGCAATCTGCGGTTATGCAATAGGTGCGACTAAAGGGTTAGTTTATATCAGAGCTGAGTATCCACTTGCGATTAAGCGTCTAGAAAAAGCACTTCAGGATGCAAAAGAATATGGACTGCTTGGTAAAAACATATTAGGGACTGGATTGGAGTTTGATATTGAAATTAAATTTGGTGCAGGGGCATTCGTATGTGGTGAAGAAACAGCACTTATCCACTCCATGGAAGGTATGCGTGGAGAGCCTACTACTAAACCACCTTTCCCTGCTGAAAGTGGTTACTGGTCTAAACCGACCAATGTTAATAACGTAGAAACGTTTGCAAACATTCCAGTTATTTTCTTAAAAGGTGGAGATTGGTTTGCTTCTATTGGAACTGAAAAATCAAAAGGAACAAAAGTATTTGCGTTAGCTGGTAAAATTAACAATGTAGGACTTATTGAAGTGCCTATGGGTATTACATTAAGAGAAGTTATTTATGATATTGGTGGCGGCATTAAAGACGGTAAAAAGTTTAAAGCTGTACAAACTGGCGGGCCTTCAGGTGGTTGCTTAACAGAAAAAGACCTTGATACGCCAATAGACTTTGATAATCTAATAGCAAAAGGTTCTATGATGGGTTCAGGTGGTATGATTGTTATGGATGAAGATAACTGTATGCCAGCCGTAGCAAAATTCTATTTAGAGTTTACAGAAGAAGAATCTTGTGGTAAGTGTACGCCATGTCGTGTTGGAACAAAACGTCTTTTAGAACTATTAGAAAAGATTACTGAGGGTAAAGGAACAATGGAAGACATAGATATCCTAAGAGACCTTAGCCAAGTTATTAAAGATACAGCGCTTTGTGGTCTAGGTCAGACAGCTCCAAACCCTATTTTATCAACATTAGATGTGTTTGAAGATGAATATCTTGCACATATTAAAGATAAAAAATGTCCAGCAGGTCAATGTAATGCATTGCTTCAATATAAGATTACTGATAAATGTATTGGATGTACAGCATGTAAGCGAGTTTGTCCAGTAGATGCTATAGAAGGCGCTGTTAAGCAAAAACACCTTATTGATCAAGCAAAATGTATTAAATGCGGTGCATGTATGGATAAGTGTAAATTTGCAGCGATTATCAAAGAATAG
- a CDS encoding DRTGG domain-containing protein, producing the protein MINKKGLNKVIVKDIIEQIQLKLVAGEAGITNQVQGGYVGDLLSFVMSHAKEKDVWITIQGHINSVAVASLLGLSAIILTENVEADEAMIHKANEEGIPVLSTKLNSFDVVCQLACLSQIQEI; encoded by the coding sequence ATGATAAATAAGAAAGGACTGAATAAGGTGATCGTTAAAGATATTATTGAACAAATACAGCTTAAATTAGTGGCAGGAGAAGCAGGCATTACAAATCAAGTTCAAGGGGGATATGTAGGAGATTTATTAAGCTTTGTCATGTCCCATGCCAAAGAAAAAGATGTATGGATTACAATTCAAGGTCATATTAATTCTGTGGCAGTAGCGAGTTTACTCGGATTATCAGCTATTATTCTCACTGAAAATGTGGAGGCTGATGAAGCAATGATTCATAAGGCGAATGAAGAAGGTATTCCTGTTTTAAGTACAAAATTGAATAGCTTTGATGTAGTCTGTCAACTAGCCTGTCTTAGCCAGATTCAGGAGATTTAG
- a CDS encoding [Fe-Fe] hydrogenase large subunit C-terminal domain-containing protein has translation MHSHSVTLEKDKCIGCTDCIKRCPTEAIRVRGSKAKIIEDRCIDCGNCIRICRNGAKRAVTDEISLIDKYKYRIALPAPSFYAQFPKAKNIEQILSTLYHIGFTDILEVGCAAEVIAKHTYDYVKTASTFPIISSSCPAIVRLIQRRFPSLIHHVLPIMSPMELAARYIKNKYIDEGISEDEIGVFFISPCPAKATDIHRPKGLVRSYVDGVLSMQDIYKMMIYKMNSNGQIAVKRQSTYKGLSWATRNGGLDEDTIKSRIAVDGMESVIGILEKVEDGTLADIKYIEALACTGGCLGGALAIENPFVSRYTLKKWIEEDAAKNVINNNEIINAITQVPASFSKEITPRPVFSLDKDMEKALKMMEDIESLYKELPQIDCGSCGAPTCRCFAEDVVKKDANIEECVFMLRKKIKNLSEVMHNLTETVIPTHNDK, from the coding sequence ATGCATAGCCATTCAGTAACATTAGAAAAAGATAAGTGTATTGGATGTACAGATTGTATTAAAAGATGTCCAACAGAAGCTATAAGAGTAAGAGGTTCTAAAGCAAAGATTATTGAAGATAGGTGCATTGATTGTGGCAACTGCATTAGGATCTGCAGAAACGGCGCCAAAAGAGCAGTTACTGATGAGATCAGTCTTATAGATAAATATAAATATCGTATTGCACTGCCAGCACCATCATTTTATGCACAGTTTCCAAAAGCAAAAAATATTGAGCAAATCTTAAGTACTTTATACCATATAGGGTTTACTGATATATTAGAAGTAGGATGTGCGGCAGAAGTTATTGCGAAACATACCTATGACTATGTAAAGACAGCTTCAACGTTTCCAATTATTTCCTCATCGTGTCCAGCTATTGTAAGACTTATCCAAAGAAGATTTCCATCACTTATTCATCATGTATTACCGATTATGTCTCCTATGGAGCTTGCCGCAAGATATATTAAAAATAAATATATTGATGAAGGGATTTCGGAAGATGAAATAGGTGTTTTTTTCATTTCGCCTTGCCCGGCAAAAGCAACGGATATACATCGGCCAAAGGGATTAGTACGATCCTATGTAGATGGGGTATTATCTATGCAGGATATTTATAAGATGATGATCTATAAAATGAACTCTAATGGTCAAATAGCTGTAAAAAGACAAAGTACTTATAAAGGACTTTCGTGGGCAACGAGAAATGGCGGGCTAGATGAAGATACTATCAAGAGCCGTATTGCGGTAGATGGGATGGAAAGTGTTATAGGCATATTAGAAAAGGTAGAAGATGGCACGCTGGCAGACATTAAATATATTGAAGCTTTAGCATGTACCGGTGGATGTCTTGGAGGTGCTTTGGCAATTGAAAATCCTTTTGTAAGTCGTTATACACTGAAAAAGTGGATTGAAGAAGATGCAGCAAAAAATGTTATTAATAATAATGAGATTATCAATGCTATAACTCAGGTACCGGCTTCATTTAGTAAAGAAATTACACCAAGGCCTGTTTTTTCTTTAGATAAGGATATGGAAAAAGCTCTCAAGATGATGGAAGATATTGAAAGTCTCTATAAAGAATTACCTCAAATAGATTGCGGTTCATGCGGCGCACCTACATGCAGATGCTTTGCAGAAGATGTTGTTAAAAAAGATGCTAATATTGAAGAATGTGTCTTTATGCTCAGAAAGAAAATAAAGAACCTATCAGAGGTTATGCATAACCTTACAGAAACAGTAATTCCAACACATAATGATAAATAA
- a CDS encoding PHP domain-containing protein yields the protein MKIAYDFHIHTAASPCADEYMSPNNIVNMAKLNGLQTIAITDHNTCVNCEAVMQIGEQNDLLVIPGMEIECMEEFHCIALFKDIKTAKEIEDYVTSHMPQIKNRVDIFGHQYILNKEDEIIGEIERLLLTASAIPAEHLFKAVRAVGGVIYPAHIDRNSYSIISNLGFIPEELDIHMIELSKYASVYEYAQQYKDFTIIQSSDAHYLQDISQHENFLDTQNLDVNDLFKRFGANRQ from the coding sequence ATGAAGATAGCTTATGATTTTCATATACATACAGCAGCTTCACCATGTGCAGATGAATATATGTCTCCTAATAATATTGTTAACATGGCTAAACTTAATGGTTTGCAAACCATTGCTATAACAGACCATAATACGTGTGTGAATTGTGAAGCAGTGATGCAGATAGGAGAACAAAATGATCTTTTAGTAATCCCGGGCATGGAAATAGAATGTATGGAGGAATTTCATTGTATTGCACTATTTAAAGATATAAAAACAGCTAAAGAGATAGAAGATTATGTAACAAGTCATATGCCACAAATTAAAAACAGAGTAGATATCTTTGGGCATCAATATATTCTAAATAAAGAAGATGAAATAATTGGAGAAATAGAAAGATTATTGCTGACAGCCTCAGCTATACCAGCCGAGCATTTATTCAAAGCAGTGCGAGCAGTGGGTGGGGTTATTTATCCAGCACATATTGATAGAAATTCTTATAGTATTATTTCGAACTTGGGGTTTATTCCAGAAGAGTTAGATATTCATATGATTGAATTATCAAAATATGCTTCGGTATATGAGTATGCGCAGCAATATAAAGATTTTACTATTATTCAGTCATCAGATGCCCATTATTTACAAGATATATCACAGCACGAAAATTTTCTTGACACGCAAAATCTTGATGTTAATGACTTATTTAAACGGTTCGGTGCTAATCGTCAATAA